From Camelus bactrianus isolate YW-2024 breed Bactrian camel chromosome 16, ASM4877302v1, whole genome shotgun sequence, the proteins below share one genomic window:
- the ERN1 gene encoding serine/threonine-protein kinase/endoribonuclease IRE1 isoform X2 — protein MYDTKTRELRWNATYFDYAATLPEDDGDYKMSHFVSNGDGLVVTVDSESGDVLWIQNYASPVVAFYIWQREGLRKVMHINVAVETLRYLTFMSGEVGRITKWKYPFPKETEAKSKLTPTLYVGKYSTSLYASPSMVHEGVAVVPRGSTLPLLEGPQTDGVTIGDKGECVITPSTDLKFDPGFKGKSKLNYLRNYWLLIGHHETPLSASTKMLERFPNNLPRHRENVIPADSEKKSFEEVIDLVDQTSENAPTTVSQDVEEKFAHAPAKPEAPVDSMLKDMATIILSTFLLIGWVAFIITYPLSMRQQRQLQHQQLQKELEKIQLLQQQQLPFHPPGDAAPDVELLDLSGQYSESSGTSSPNTSPRASNHSLHSSGSTSKAGTGPFLEQDDEDEETSMVMVGKISFCPKDVLGHGAEGTIVYRGMFDNRDVAVKRILPECFSFADREVQLLRESDEHPNVIRYFCTERDRQFQYIAIELCAATLQEYVEQKDFSHLGLEPITLLQQTTSGLAHLHSLNIVHRDLKPHNILLSMPNAHGRIKAMISDFGLCKKLAVGRHSFSRRSGVPGTEGWIAPEMLSEDCKENPTYTVDIFSAGCVFYYVISEGSHPFGKSLQRQANILLGAYSLDCLQPEKHEDVIARELIEKMIAKDPQKRPSAKHVLKHPFFWSLEKQLQFFQDVSDRIEKESLDGPIVKQLERGGRAVVKMDWRENITVPLQTDLRKFRTYKGGSVRDLLRAMRNKKHHYRELPEEVRETLGSLPDDFVRYFTARFPHLLLHTYRAMELCCHERPFQPYYSLERPESRPPMTPDAL, from the exons ATGTACGACACCAAGACCCGCGAGCTGCGGTGGAACGCCACCTACTTCGACTACGCGGCCACGCTGCCCGAGGACGACGGGGACTACA AAATGTCCCACTTCGTGTCCAATGGCGATGGGCTGGTGGTAACTGTGGATAGTGAATCTGGAGACGTCCTGTGGATCCAGAACTATGCTTCCCCCGTGGTGGCCTTCTACATCTGGCAGCGGGAGGGCCTGCGGAAGGTGATGCACATCAACGTCGCTGTGGAGACCCTGCGCTACCTGACCTTCATGTCCGGGGAGGTGGGGCGCATCACCAAGTGGAAGTACCCATTCCCCAAGGAGACGGAGGCCAAGAGCAAGCTGAC GCCCACCCTGTACGTTGGGAAGTACTCCACCAGCCTCTACGCTTCCCCCTCAATGGTACATGAGGGGGTCGCTGTTGTG CCCCGAGGCAGCACCCTTCCTCTGCTGGAAGGCCCCCAGACCGACGGTGTCACCATCGGGGACAAGGGGGAGTGTGTGATCACGCCCAGCACGGACCTGAAGTTCGACCCCGGGTTCAAAGGGAAGAGCAAGCTCAACTACCTGAGGAACTACTGGCTGCTGATAG GACACCATGAAACCCCGCTGTCAGCATCCACCAAGATGCTGGAGAGATTCCCCAACAACCTGCCCAGACACCGGGAGAATGTGATTCCTGCCGACTCCGAGAAAAAGAGCTTTGAAgag GTTATCGACCTGGTTGACCAGACTTCAGAAAATGCCCCTACCACGGTTTCCCAGGATGTGGAAGAGAAGTTCGCTCATGCACCTGCCAAGCCCGAGGCCCCCGTGGACTCCATGCTCAAGGACATGGCCACCATCATCCTGAGCACTTTCCTGCTCATCGGCTGGGTGGCCTTCATCATCACCTACCCCCTG AGCATGCGTCAGCAGCGGCAGCTCCAGCACCAGCAGCTCCAGAAGGAACTGGAGAAAATCCAgctcctgcagcagcagcagctgccctTCCACCCACCTGGAGACGCGGCTCCGGACGTCGAGCTCCTGGACTTATCCGGCCAGTACTCTGAGAGCTCGGGCACCAGCAGCCCCAACACATCCCCCCGAGCCTCCAACCACTCGCTCCACTCCAGCGGCTCTACCTCCAAGGCTGGTACCGGCCCCTTCCTGGAGCAGGACGACGAGG atgaggaaaccagcaTGGTGATGGTTGGGAAAATCTCATTCTGTCCGAAGGATGTCCTGGGCCACGGAGCTGAGGGCACAATTGTGTACCG GGGCATGTTTGACAACCGCGACGTGGCAGTCAAGAGGATCCTCCCCGagtgtttcagttttgcagaCCGTGAGGTCCAGCTGCTGCGAGAATCTGACGAGCACCCGAACGTGATCCGTTACTTCTGCACCGAGCGGGACCGGCAGTTCCAGTACATCGCCATTGAGCTGTGCGCGGCCACCCTGCAGGAG TACGTGGAGCAGAAGGACTTCTCCCACCTCGGCCTGGAGCCCATCACCCTGCTGCAGCAGACCACGTCGGGCCTGGCGCACCTGCACTCCCTCAACATCG TTCACAGAGACCTGAAGCCCCACAACATCCTCCTCTCCATGCCCAATGCACACGGCAGGATCAAGGCCATGATCTCCGACTTCGGCCTCTGCAAGAAGCTGGCAGTGGGCAGGCACAGCTTCAGCCGCCGTTCAGGGGTGCCCGGTACAGAAGGCTGGATCGCCCCGGAGATGCTGAGCGAAGACTGCAAGGAAAACCCC aCCTACACGGTGGACATCTTCTCTGCGGGCTGCGTCTTTTACTACGTGATATCTGAGGGCAGCCACCCCTTTGGCAAGTCCCTGCAGCGGCAGGCCAACATCCTCCTGGGCGCCTACAGCCTCGACTGCCTGCAGCCCGAGAAGCACG AGGACGTCATCGCCCGGGAACTGATAGAGAAGATGATCGCAAAGGATCCTCAGAAGCGCCCGTCTGCAAAGCACGTGCTGAAACACCCGTTTTTCTGGAGCCTCGAGAAGCAGCTCCAGTTCTTCCAG GACGTGAGTGACCGAATAGAGAAGGAGTCCCTGGACGGCCCGATAGTGAAGCAGCTGGAGCGGGGCGGGCGGGCCGTGGTGAAGATGGACTGGAGGGAGAACATCACTGTCCCCCTGCAGACAG ATCTGCGTAAATTCAGAACCTATAAAGGCGGCTCCGTCCGAGACCTCCTCCGGGCCATGAGAAATAAG AAGCACCACTACCGGGAGCTCCCCGAGGAGGTGCGGGAGACGCTGGGCTCCCTCCCCGACGACTTCGTGCGCTACTTCACCGCCcgcttcccccacctcctcttgCACACCTACCGGGCCATGGAGCTGTGCTGCCACGAGAGACCCTTCCAGCCCTACTACTCCCTCGAGCGCCCGGAGTCCCGGCCCCCCATGACTCCAGACGCCCTCTGA
- the ERN1 gene encoding serine/threonine-protein kinase/endoribonuclease IRE1 isoform X1, with protein MVARLLLLLLALLLPGPGIFGSPSTVTLPETLLFVSTLDGSLHAVSKRTGSIKWTLKEDPVLQVPTHVEEPAFLPDPNDGSLYTLGGKNNEGLTKLPFTIPELVQASPCRSSDGILYMGKKQDIWYVIDLLTGEKQQTLSSAFADSLCPSTSLLYLGRTEYTITMYDTKTRELRWNATYFDYAATLPEDDGDYKMSHFVSNGDGLVVTVDSESGDVLWIQNYASPVVAFYIWQREGLRKVMHINVAVETLRYLTFMSGEVGRITKWKYPFPKETEAKSKLTPTLYVGKYSTSLYASPSMVHEGVAVVPRGSTLPLLEGPQTDGVTIGDKGECVITPSTDLKFDPGFKGKSKLNYLRNYWLLIGHHETPLSASTKMLERFPNNLPRHRENVIPADSEKKSFEEVIDLVDQTSENAPTTVSQDVEEKFAHAPAKPEAPVDSMLKDMATIILSTFLLIGWVAFIITYPLSMRQQRQLQHQQLQKELEKIQLLQQQQLPFHPPGDAAPDVELLDLSGQYSESSGTSSPNTSPRASNHSLHSSGSTSKAGTGPFLEQDDEDEETSMVMVGKISFCPKDVLGHGAEGTIVYRGMFDNRDVAVKRILPECFSFADREVQLLRESDEHPNVIRYFCTERDRQFQYIAIELCAATLQEYVEQKDFSHLGLEPITLLQQTTSGLAHLHSLNIVHRDLKPHNILLSMPNAHGRIKAMISDFGLCKKLAVGRHSFSRRSGVPGTEGWIAPEMLSEDCKENPTYTVDIFSAGCVFYYVISEGSHPFGKSLQRQANILLGAYSLDCLQPEKHEDVIARELIEKMIAKDPQKRPSAKHVLKHPFFWSLEKQLQFFQDVSDRIEKESLDGPIVKQLERGGRAVVKMDWRENITVPLQTDLRKFRTYKGGSVRDLLRAMRNKKHHYRELPEEVRETLGSLPDDFVRYFTARFPHLLLHTYRAMELCCHERPFQPYYSLERPESRPPMTPDAL; from the exons ATCCAGTCCTGCAGGTTCCAACACATGTTGAAGA GCCTGCCTTCCTCCCAGATCCCAATGATGGCAGCCTGTATACGCTCGGGGGCAAGAATAATGAAGGCCTGACG aaacttcccTTTACGATCCCGGAGTTGGTGCAGGCATCCCCATGCCGAAGTTCAGATGGAATCCTCTACATGG GTAAAAAGCAGGACATTTGGTATGTTATTGACCTCCTGACCGGGGAGAAGCAGCAGACTTTGTCATCGGCCTTTGCAGATAGTCTGTGCCCATCAACCTCTCTTCTGTATCTTGGGCGAACAG AGTACACCATTACCATGTACGACACCAAGACCCGCGAGCTGCGGTGGAACGCCACCTACTTCGACTACGCGGCCACGCTGCCCGAGGACGACGGGGACTACA AAATGTCCCACTTCGTGTCCAATGGCGATGGGCTGGTGGTAACTGTGGATAGTGAATCTGGAGACGTCCTGTGGATCCAGAACTATGCTTCCCCCGTGGTGGCCTTCTACATCTGGCAGCGGGAGGGCCTGCGGAAGGTGATGCACATCAACGTCGCTGTGGAGACCCTGCGCTACCTGACCTTCATGTCCGGGGAGGTGGGGCGCATCACCAAGTGGAAGTACCCATTCCCCAAGGAGACGGAGGCCAAGAGCAAGCTGAC GCCCACCCTGTACGTTGGGAAGTACTCCACCAGCCTCTACGCTTCCCCCTCAATGGTACATGAGGGGGTCGCTGTTGTG CCCCGAGGCAGCACCCTTCCTCTGCTGGAAGGCCCCCAGACCGACGGTGTCACCATCGGGGACAAGGGGGAGTGTGTGATCACGCCCAGCACGGACCTGAAGTTCGACCCCGGGTTCAAAGGGAAGAGCAAGCTCAACTACCTGAGGAACTACTGGCTGCTGATAG GACACCATGAAACCCCGCTGTCAGCATCCACCAAGATGCTGGAGAGATTCCCCAACAACCTGCCCAGACACCGGGAGAATGTGATTCCTGCCGACTCCGAGAAAAAGAGCTTTGAAgag GTTATCGACCTGGTTGACCAGACTTCAGAAAATGCCCCTACCACGGTTTCCCAGGATGTGGAAGAGAAGTTCGCTCATGCACCTGCCAAGCCCGAGGCCCCCGTGGACTCCATGCTCAAGGACATGGCCACCATCATCCTGAGCACTTTCCTGCTCATCGGCTGGGTGGCCTTCATCATCACCTACCCCCTG AGCATGCGTCAGCAGCGGCAGCTCCAGCACCAGCAGCTCCAGAAGGAACTGGAGAAAATCCAgctcctgcagcagcagcagctgccctTCCACCCACCTGGAGACGCGGCTCCGGACGTCGAGCTCCTGGACTTATCCGGCCAGTACTCTGAGAGCTCGGGCACCAGCAGCCCCAACACATCCCCCCGAGCCTCCAACCACTCGCTCCACTCCAGCGGCTCTACCTCCAAGGCTGGTACCGGCCCCTTCCTGGAGCAGGACGACGAGG atgaggaaaccagcaTGGTGATGGTTGGGAAAATCTCATTCTGTCCGAAGGATGTCCTGGGCCACGGAGCTGAGGGCACAATTGTGTACCG GGGCATGTTTGACAACCGCGACGTGGCAGTCAAGAGGATCCTCCCCGagtgtttcagttttgcagaCCGTGAGGTCCAGCTGCTGCGAGAATCTGACGAGCACCCGAACGTGATCCGTTACTTCTGCACCGAGCGGGACCGGCAGTTCCAGTACATCGCCATTGAGCTGTGCGCGGCCACCCTGCAGGAG TACGTGGAGCAGAAGGACTTCTCCCACCTCGGCCTGGAGCCCATCACCCTGCTGCAGCAGACCACGTCGGGCCTGGCGCACCTGCACTCCCTCAACATCG TTCACAGAGACCTGAAGCCCCACAACATCCTCCTCTCCATGCCCAATGCACACGGCAGGATCAAGGCCATGATCTCCGACTTCGGCCTCTGCAAGAAGCTGGCAGTGGGCAGGCACAGCTTCAGCCGCCGTTCAGGGGTGCCCGGTACAGAAGGCTGGATCGCCCCGGAGATGCTGAGCGAAGACTGCAAGGAAAACCCC aCCTACACGGTGGACATCTTCTCTGCGGGCTGCGTCTTTTACTACGTGATATCTGAGGGCAGCCACCCCTTTGGCAAGTCCCTGCAGCGGCAGGCCAACATCCTCCTGGGCGCCTACAGCCTCGACTGCCTGCAGCCCGAGAAGCACG AGGACGTCATCGCCCGGGAACTGATAGAGAAGATGATCGCAAAGGATCCTCAGAAGCGCCCGTCTGCAAAGCACGTGCTGAAACACCCGTTTTTCTGGAGCCTCGAGAAGCAGCTCCAGTTCTTCCAG GACGTGAGTGACCGAATAGAGAAGGAGTCCCTGGACGGCCCGATAGTGAAGCAGCTGGAGCGGGGCGGGCGGGCCGTGGTGAAGATGGACTGGAGGGAGAACATCACTGTCCCCCTGCAGACAG ATCTGCGTAAATTCAGAACCTATAAAGGCGGCTCCGTCCGAGACCTCCTCCGGGCCATGAGAAATAAG AAGCACCACTACCGGGAGCTCCCCGAGGAGGTGCGGGAGACGCTGGGCTCCCTCCCCGACGACTTCGTGCGCTACTTCACCGCCcgcttcccccacctcctcttgCACACCTACCGGGCCATGGAGCTGTGCTGCCACGAGAGACCCTTCCAGCCCTACTACTCCCTCGAGCGCCCGGAGTCCCGGCCCCCCATGACTCCAGACGCCCTCTGA